The following proteins come from a genomic window of Saccharomyces mikatae IFO 1815 strain IFO1815 genome assembly, chromosome: 7:
- the ARO2 gene encoding bifunctional chorismate synthase/riboflavin reductase [NAD(P)H] ARO2 (similar to Saccharomyces cerevisiae ARO2 (YGL148W); ancestral locus Anc_2.318): protein MSTFGKLFRVTTYGESHCKSVGCIVDGVPPGMSLTEDDIQPQLTRRRPGQSKLSTPRDEKDRVEIQSGTEFGKTLGTPIAMMIKNEDQRPHDYSDMDKFPRPSHADFTYSEKYGIKASSGGGRASARETIGRVASGAIAEKFLAQNSNVEIVAFVTQIGEIKMNRDSFDPEFHHLLNTITREKVDSMGPIRCPDASVAGLMVKEIEKYRGNKDSIGGVVTCVVRNLPTGLGEPCFDKLEAMLAHAMLSIPASKGFEIGSGFQGVSVPGSKHNDPFYFEKETNRLRTKTNNSGGVQGGISNGENIYFSVPFKSVATISQEQKTVTYDGEEGILAAKGRHDPAVTPRAIPIVEAMTALVLADALLIQKARDFSRSVVH, encoded by the coding sequence ATGTCCACGTTTGGGAAGCTGTTCCGCGTCACCACATATGGAGAATCGCATTGTAAGTCCGTCGGTTGTATCGTCGATGGTGTTCCTCCAGGAATGTCGTTGACTGAAGATGACATTCAACCACAACTAACTAGAAGAAGACCGGGTCAATCTAAACTATCGACTCCTAGAGACGAAAAAGATAGAGTGGAAATCCAGTCCGGTACCGAGTTTGGCAAAACCTTGGGTACTCCCATTGCCATGATGATCAAGAACGAAGATCAAAGACCGCATGACTACTCTGACATGGACAAATTTCCTAGACCTTCTCATGCGGATTTCACGTACTCAGAAAAGTACGGTATTAAGGCTTCATCCGGTGGTGGCAGAGCTTCCGCTAGAGAAACCATTGGTCGTGTTGCTTCAGGTGCCATTGCCGAGAAGTTCTTGGCTCAGAACTCCAATGTTGAAATCGTAGCTTTTGTCACGCAAATTGGGGAAATCAAGATGAACAGAGATTCTTTTGATCCCGAATTTCATCACTTGTTGAACACCATCACCAGGGAGAAAGTGGACTCGATGGGTCCCATCAGATGTCCAGATGCTTCAGTGGCTGGCTTGATGGTCAAAGAAATCGAAAAGTACAGGGGTAACAAGGACTCCATTGGGGGTGTTGTGACTTGTGTGGTAAGAAACTTGCCTACAGGTCTTGGTGAACCATGCTTTGACAAGTTGGAAGCCATGTTGGCTCACGCGATGTTATCCATTCCAGCCTCCAAGGGTTTCGAAATCGGGTCAGGTTTTCAAGGTGTGTCTGTTCCAGGGTCCAAGCATAACGACCCATTCTACTTCGAAAAAGAGACAAATAGACTGAGAACAAAAACCAACAATTCCGGTGGTGTGCAAGGTGGTATCTCTAATGGTGAAAACATCTACTTCTCTGTCCCTTTTAAATCCGTAGCTACTATCTctcaagaacaaaaaacaGTTACCTACGATGGTGAAGAGGGTATCTTGGCCGCTAAGGGTAGACACGACCCTGCCGTAACTCCAAGAGCAATTCCTATTGTTGAGGCCATGACCGCTCTAGTATTGGCTGATGCCCTCTTGATTCAGAAAGCAAGAGATTTCTCTAGATCTGTGGTTCATTAG
- the INO80 gene encoding chromatin-remodeling ATPase INO80 (similar to Saccharomyces cerevisiae INO80 (YGL150C); ancestral locus Anc_2.317) produces the protein MSLAVLLNKEDRDISDFSKTTADKSGRNNSNEKATELGPSKVLDKRQAYLSQLNSQFEYIKRRDSIEQLYQDWKFINLQEFELISEWNQQSKDWQFDNTNDSHDLHFKKLYRDMSVISKEWTEYQSFKNTNLSDIINEKDGDEDEEEEEDDELEYGEEIMEEDEGSTSKHVNGKSVRGNSVQKSRKKDSTVAVGKAVKDEQQNDGDTVVSVDGDENEDDNNDEGNGNENENNNGNDNDDDIDNEDEEEKEDDDEEEDEMEDLDEEDFAAFEEQDDNDDEDFNPDVEKRRKRSSSSSSSTKLSMNSLSLITSKKINKNITINSERPKIVRELIKMCNKNKHQKIKKRRFTNCIVTDYNPIDSKLNIKITLKQYHVKRLKKLINDAKREREREEALKNNIDLDGNDLDNDEDGPESHKRRKLNSNITNGTDDPNKRKFNTRHGLPTYGMKMNAKEARAIQRHYDNTYTTIWKDMARKDSTKMSRLVQQIQSIRATNFRKTSSLCAREAKKWQSKNFKQIKDFQTRARRGIREMSNFWKKNEREERDLKKKIEKEAMEQAKKEEEEKESKRQAKKLNFLLTQTELYSHFIGRKIKTNELEGNNLVNNDSESQKNIDISALAPNKNDFHTIDFDNENDEQLRQRAAENASNALAETRAKAKQFDDHANAHGEDEEDELNFQNPTSLGEITIEQPKILACTLKEYQLKGLNWLANLYDQGINGILADEMGLGKTVQSISVLAHLAENHNIWGPFLVVTPASTLHNWVNEISKFLPDFKILPYWGNANDRKVLRKFWDRKNLRYSKNAPFHVMVTSYQMVVTDANYLQKMKWQYMILDEAQAIKSSQSSRWKNLLSFHCRNRLLLTGTPIQNSMQELWALLHFIMPSLFDSHDEFNEWFSKDIESHAEANTKLNQQQLRRLHMILKPFMLRRVKKNVQSELGDKIEIDVLCDLTQRQAKLYQVLKSQISTNYDAIENAATNDSTSNSGSSSGSDQNLINAVMQFRKVCNHPDLFERADVDSPFSFTTFGKTTSMLTASVANNNSAVTNSNMNLSSMGSSNISNGKFIDLIYSSRNPIKYNLPKLIYEDLLLPNYNNNVDIAQKLKNVKFNIFNPSTNYELCSFLSKLTGETSLNEFFRVSNMPLLKQVIEYEDRPHNINSLIFRNANQEILEVSKNTASRGVMASLLNVKELAYEDEYLNCIQRGYHPNVSAPPVTIEVLGSSHISNSIDNELFDPVVTQALSDIPAITQYNMHVNKKISVQDFPKTGLFPEPLNKNFSSNISMPSMDRFITESAKLRKLDELLVKLKSEGHRVLIYFQMTKMMDLMEEYLTYRQYNHIRLDGSSKLEDRRDLVHDWQTNPEIFVFLLSTRAGGLGINLTAADTVIFYDSDWNPTIDSQAMDRAHRLGQTRQVTVYRLLVRGTIEERMRDRAKQKEQVQQVVMEGKTQEKNIKTIEVGENDSEVTPENGKNMIRDGIKETASALA, from the coding sequence ATGTCGCTGGCAGTTTTGCTCAACAAGGAAGATAGGGACATatctgatttttcaaagaccACAGCAGACAAGTCTGGGAGAAATAATAGCAATGAGAAGGCTACCGAGTTGGGCCCTAGCAAAGTGCTGGATAAGAGGCAAGCGTATTTGTCTCAACTGAACAGTCAGTTCGAGTATATCAAGAGAAGGGACTCGATAGAGCAACTCTATCAGGACTGGAAGTTCATTAATCTACAAGAATTCGAGTTGATATCAGAATGGAATCAGCAGTCCAAGGACTGGCAGTTTGATAACACTAATGATTCTCACGATTTGCATTTCAAGAAGCTGTACCGTGATATGAGCGTGATCAGTAAAGAATGGACGGAGTAccaatctttcaaaaatacaaatttaTCGGACATaattaatgaaaaggatggtgatgaagatgaagaagaagaagaagacgatgaGCTGGAATACGGTGAAGAGATCatggaagaagatgaaggaaGTACTAGTAAACACGTTAATGGCAAAAGCGTGCGTGGAAATAGTGTTCAAAAatcgagaaaaaaagattctaCTGTAGCCGTGGGGAAGGCTGTAAAGGATGAACAACAAAATGATGGTGATACGGTTGTAAGTGTCGATGGAGACGAGAACGAAGATGACAATAACGATGAAGGCAATGgcaatgaaaatgaaaacaacaatGGCAACGACAACGACGATGACATTGATaatgaggatgaggaagaaaaagaggacGATGACGAAGAGGAAGACGAAATGGAAGATCTTGACGAAGAGGATTTTGCAGCTTTTGAAGAACAGGACGACAACGACGATGAGGATTTCAATCCTGACGTTGAAAAGAGGAGAAAAAGATCCTCGTCCTCTTCGTCATCTACCAAATTATCCATGAACTCGCTCTCTCTAATAACATccaaaaagataaataaaaatatcactATCAATAGTGAGAGACCGAAGATTGTACGGGAACTTATCAAGATGTGCAATAAGAACAAGCATCaaaagatcaagaaaagaaggttCACTAATTGCATTGTCACTGACTACAATCCAATCGACTCGAAGTTAAACATCAAAATCACTTTGAAGCAGTATCACGTTAAAAGGTTAAAGAAGTTAATTAACGATGCCAagagagaaagagaaagagaagaggctttaaaaaacaatattgaCTTGGATGGTAACGATTTGGATAATGACGAAGATGGACCAGAATCCCATAAGAGAAGGAAATTGAACAGCAATATCACTAATGGCACCGACGATCCTAATAAAAGGAAGTTCAACACTAGACACGGGTTACCCACTTACGGTATGAAAATGAACGCCAAGGAAGCTCGGGCCATCCAGAGGCATTATGACAACACTTACACTACTATATGGAAGGATATGGCTCGTAAGGATTCTACAAAAATGTCGAGATTAGTTCAACAAATACAATCAATCCGAGCAACAAATTTTAGGAAAACATCTTCACTTTGTGCCAGAGAAGCGAAGAAATGGCAATCCAAGAATTTTAAGCAAATAAAGGATTTCCAAACGAGGGCTAGGAGGGGTATCAGAGAAATGTCTAATTTctggaaaaagaatgaacgTGAAGAAAGAGActtaaagaaaaagatagaAAAGGAGGCTATGGAGCAGgcaaagaaggaagaagaggagAAGGAATCGAAGAGGCAAGCTAAGaagttgaattttttgCTAACCCAGACGGAGTTGTATTCGCATTTCATTGGAAGGAAAATTAAAACAAACGAATTGGAAGGGAACAATCTTGTTAACAACGATTCTGAAAGCCAAAAGAATATCGATATTTCAGCTCTGGCTCCTAATAAAAACGATTTTCACACTATTGACTTTGACAATGAAAATGACGAACAACTGAGACAAAGAGCTGCAGAGAATGCTTCCAATGCATTGGCAGAGACAAGGGCTAAAGCCAAACAATTCGATGATCATGCTAACGCACATGGAGAAGATGAGGAGGATGAGTTGAATTTCCAAAATCCAACTTCCTTAGGTGAAATAACTATTGAGCAGCCTAAAATTTTAGCTTGTACTTTAAAGGAATATCAGCTGAAGGGTTTAAATTGGTTAGCTAATCTTTACGACCAAGGTATCAATGGTATTTTGGCAGACGAAATGGGGTTGGGTAAAACCGTACAATCTATCTCTGTTCTGGCTCATTTGGCTGAGAACCATAATATTTGGGGACCCTTTCTTGTCGTCACGCCTGCTTCGACTCTACATAACTGGGTGAACGAAATATCCAAATTTCTACCcgatttcaaaattctaCCATATTGGGGGAACGCCAATGACCGTAAAGTTTTGAGGAAGTTTTGGGATAGGAAAAATTTGAGGTATAGTAAGAATGCTCCATTCCATGTTATGGTGACATCCTACCAAATGGTCGTCACTGATGCGAATTATctgcaaaaaatgaaatggcAATATATGATACTGGATGAGGCCCAAGCCATCAAATCTTCACAGTCATCCAGGTGGAAGAACTTATTGAGTTTTCATTGTCGTAATAGACTATTATTAACAGGTACTCCTATACAAAACAGTATGCAGGAATTATGGGCATTGTTACATTTTATCATGCCCTCCCTGTTCGATTCTCACGATGAATTCAATGAATGGTTCTCTAAGGATATTGAATCTCATGCAGAAGCAAATACCAAATTAAACCAACAACAATTACGTCGTTTGCATATGATTTTAAAACCATTCATGTTAAGGCGTGTGAAAAAGAACGTCCAATCCGAATTAGgtgataaaattgaaattgacGTTTTATGTGATTTAACACAAAGGCAGGCTAAATTGTATCAGGTATTAAAATCTCAAATATCCACTAATTATGACGCTATTGAAAATGCTGCTACCAATGATTCTACTTCTAACTCTGGTTCAAGTTCCGGTTCTGATCAGAACTTAATTAACGCAGTTATGCAATTCAGAAAGGTTTGTAACCATCCGgatctttttgaaagagcaGATGTGGATTCTCCGTTTTCCTTCACCACATTTGGTAAGACTACTTCGATGCTAACTGCATCGGTTGCGAACAACAACAGTGCTGTAACCAACAGCAATATGAATCTCTCTAGCATGGGCAGCAGTAATATTTCGAATGGGAAATTTATAGATCTGATTTACTCTTCAAGAAACCCAATAAAATACAATCTGCCAAAATTAATTTATGAGGATTTGCTCTTACCGAACTATAACAATAATGTGGATATAGCCCAGAAGTTGAAGAATGTGaaattcaatatttttaacCCATCAACTAACTACGAATTGtgttcatttttatctAAGTTAACCGGAGAAACCTCActcaatgaatttttcagagTATCCAATATGCCCCTACTTAAGCAAGTAATAGAATATGAAGACCGTCCACATAATATCAATAGTTTGATTTTCAGAAACGCAAATCAAGAGATACTCGaagtttccaaaaataCAGCTTCTAGGGGTGTAATGGCATCATTATTGAACGTAAAAGAACTAGCCTACGAAGATGAGTATCTGAATTGCATACAACGTGGTTATCATCCTAATGTTTCGGCCCCCCCGGTTACCATTGAAGTTCTTGGTTCTAGTCATATTTCCAATAGCATAGATAACGAACTATTTGATCCAGTTGTAACTCAAGCATTATCCGATATTCCGGCAATAACGCAATATAACATGCATGTCAACAAGAAGATCTCGGTTCAAGATTTCCCAAAAACAGGGCTATTCCCTGAACcattaaataaaaatttctcaTCCAATATATCTATGCCATCCATGGATAGGTTTATTACTGAATCAGCCAAACTAAGAAAATTGGATGAATTATTAGTGAAGTTGAAATCAGAAGGTCACAGAGTCCTGATATATTTCCAAATGACCAAAATGATGGATTTGATGGAAGAATACTTGACGTATAGACAATACAATCATATTAGATTAGATGGTTCGTCAAAGTTGGAAGATCGTCGTGATTTGGTCCATGATTGGCAAACTAATCCGGAgatctttgtttttcttttaagtACAAGGGCAGGTGGTCTGGGTATTAACTTAACCGCCGCAGATACTGTAATATTCTATGACTCAGATTGGAACCCTACTATTGACTCACAGGCTATGGATAGGGCACATAGATTGGGTCAAACTAGACAAGTTACAGTATATAGACTGCTTGTCCGTGGTACtatagaagaaagaatgagGGATAGAGCAAAGCAAAAGGAGCAAGTTCAACAGGTTGTCATGGAAGGTAAGactcaagaaaagaatattaaaaCTATTGAAGTGGGTGAAAATGATTCCGAAGTCACTCCTGAAAATGGTAAAAACATGATTCGAGATGGGATTAAAGAGACGGCAAGCGCACTAGCATGA